Genomic segment of Candidatus Zixiibacteriota bacterium:
GTATCAACCGTGTAACTGACACCTTCATTCTGGAAAGTGTAATCGATATCCACGCCCAATGGAAGAATCAACTGCCTCTTCTTGGAAAGGATCGGATCCTCCTTTTGAAACAGGTCGGTATCCCAGAAAAACACTTTTTCATCTTTATCAGGCGCGCCGGACTTGGTCCTCAGGATTAGGTCGATCGTCACTCCCTTGCCGAGGGCCGGAAAAGATATCACCTTCTGCATGATATTCGAGTACATCGACGCACCCGAAAGCGACGATGGAGTGATATCATTGATCGCCTTTTCCTCGACCGTATAAATGTTGTTCTCCTGGTCAAAAGTCCGCGCCATCACGACTTCGATGGTATCGGATTCCACGTTATACTTGCGTTTCTGGTCACCGTAGCGACGTTTGCCGAGATCGTTAATGATCTTGATTACGAGATGCTCATCGGTGACAGAGCTGAAATCCGGATTGACCCTCGTAATCTGCTCATGTTTGAGCGTCATCGCCGAAGCATCCGGATACTGGGTCGCAGGTGGCGCCTGTTCAATCAGCTCGAGTATTTCCAGGGTTACTGAATCACTTTGGGCAGACAGGTTTGTCACCATGAACATGCCCAGTGCTATAAGCACAAAATATAATGTTCTGCGCATCATCAACCTCCCGATCAACTGTCTTCTTTGACCAGGATGATTTCACCCCGGCTGGATTTATCGCGGGCCTGCAGTATTTTCAAAAACTCCTGGTATTCTTCCGGAGAAAACTGCTTGCTGTCAACTAAGAACTTCTTATGAAACTGCACATTCAGTTTACCGGCCTTCGGTTCCGGAATGGCATAGCTGGTGTACGCAGTCTGGTAGGCTGAATGATCATATTTGAGGTCATGGTTTTCAGGGAATGATTTGAGATCATAGCCATCCGGTAAAATCAATGTCTCTTCCTCGACCGCCCCGAAAGTCAGGCCGATCCTGAGCGGGTGTTCACGTTCGGGAAGCTTGGCGGTCTCCAGGATAAACATCGAGAGGATGTCGAAATTGGAGGCCGAAAGAGGCATCTTAACCAGCAGGTAATCATCGGCGCTGAGCCCGTAATCTGAAACGGTGTAACCGAATTTGATGGTAATTGCGCTGTCCAGGTCATCGGGATCCGAAGTATCGAAATATGACAGGCTGGCCCCCGGCAGAGAGCTCTGCAACAACTGCGCAAACATCATCCGGGCCTGCTGTTTGGGCATCTGCTTCAAAGTCGACCGGATGATCATATCGTAAGTGGCATCCGCGACCATAACCACATCGCTTTTAAAACTGCCGTCGGCCTTCAACTCGCTTTCAGCTGATATGCGACCGAGATTTTCTGAAGCCGGTTGATGAGGTGTTTCCTGAAGCGAACGCCCTTCTTTGGTGCAGATCAGGACATCCTGCTCCTGCTCGTAACTGGGAAACAGCACAGGCAGGTTCTCGACTGTCGGGTCGGAAAAATAGTATCCGCCATTGTTATCCTTGACAGCGACGATGGCGTGATTGAAATGCAGATGTGGGATTTCGGATTCGATCTTCTGGCCAACCATGGTCAAAACGATTTCAGACTCGATATCCACCTCGCGCAACATCGCCACCATCAGCGCGGCCACATCACGGCAGACGCCGTACTTGGTCTCGAATGTCTCCACCACCTGTTTTGGCTCGAATCCCTTCTTCTTGCCGGTTCCCAGGCCCATGTAGCGGATTTCCTGGGCGACATAATGATAAACTGATGCGATGATTTCCTGTTTGGATTTGCCGGCGGTCAGCGAATCGATAACTGCCCTGAGCTCGTCGCTGAGAGCCATCTTGCTTTCGGCCACCTCGGCCCACCAGCGGGAGATTTCCTCCCAGGTGTCGACCGTGGTATAAATCACTGTCGGCGCAATCTCTGTTACCGGGGGCATCCCGATTTCGGTCACGATCGCCGGCTGATTTTCTGCCCACCAGGTGTAGGTGATTTTGCCGTCCTTTTTCTCCCGCTCGAAATTTACTTCGCCCCTGCGGACAACATATTTCAAGGGCATATCTTCCGGACCGGTTATCTTCACACGGCTGTGGATAATGGGTTCCGAAAACTGGAACACATTCAAACCATCAAAGACGCCGTCCATCGGTGAATGAAACAGGTGATCGGTATATTCTACTTCGATGAAATCACCGACCTGCAATCCCTTGAAGCTGATGATGATCTCGCGCGTGTCAGGCTGATAGATATTCATCGCCTCGGTCGCGCCCGAGACTATATCTTTGATATAGTCTTCCGGGACTTCGATCACTTCCCCGTCGGGCTTGATCACGCGGGCTTTATGCAGTGTCAGCGTATCGTAGACCTTGAAATAGTAGAGGTGCCTTTCGCCCAGCATATTTTTACCTTTTTCGGTCAGCACCCGGGTAAGTTCGTAGTACCTGTAATCGGCCTGCCCCTTGTGATTGTACTCGATTTCGACCTGGTCGTCGACCAGCACATAATTGGCATTGGGATACTCATCGATCCCGCCCACTGACTTGATCTTTGCGAGAAGTTCGGGCTCCGCCTGTTTGGCGAAAACCGTACTGATCATCCCCGACATGATCAAGAGACCGATCACGATAAGGGGGATAAATGTCTTTCTCATCGATTTCATCTGAAATCCTCCACTTTCATGCATTATATATGTAAATCGCTTAATTTCCTGTTAGCATATACATTCATGTTCAATAGTTATTCAAACGCAGTATCATAAAGAATAAGTTCCATAAGAGATTGATTTCTTTTCTGAGTTCATTAAGATAAAGTACGAAATGACAGGTTACTTGTTGCGCATATTATTATCCAGGTCCAGGGGTAATTCGATAACGAATTTAGTGCCCTGGCCGGGCTCGCTTTCTACATGGATTTTACCATGGTGCTCCTGGATGATCCGGTAGCAAATAGACAGCCCGAGGCCGGTACCGATCCCGACCCCTTTGGTGGTGAATCCGGGATCGAAAACACGCGGTAGATCTTTCGGTTCTATCCCGATCCCGTCATCTTCGATTTCTATCACTGCTTTATCATTGCGGATAAAAGTCCTGATATGGATTTTACCTTTGCCCCTGATCGCTTGCCTCGCGTTGTTCAGAAGATTCAAAAAGACCTGGTTGAGGCGTCCCGGGTAAACCGCCACAGGAGGCAGGTCACCATATTCGCGCACAACTTCGATATTATGCTTGATCTCGTGGTGAATCAAAGTCAGGGTGTCCTCCAGCCCCTCGTGGATATCGACACGCTTGAGTTCGGCCTCATCCAGGCGGGCGAAACTGCGTAGCCTGCGCACGATCGTGATCACCCGTTCACTGCCGGATTTGATCA
This window contains:
- a CDS encoding DUF3857 domain-containing protein, which encodes MHESGGFQMKSMRKTFIPLIVIGLLIMSGMISTVFAKQAEPELLAKIKSVGGIDEYPNANYVLVDDQVEIEYNHKGQADYRYYELTRVLTEKGKNMLGERHLYYFKVYDTLTLHKARVIKPDGEVIEVPEDYIKDIVSGATEAMNIYQPDTREIIISFKGLQVGDFIEVEYTDHLFHSPMDGVFDGLNVFQFSEPIIHSRVKITGPEDMPLKYVVRRGEVNFEREKKDGKITYTWWAENQPAIVTEIGMPPVTEIAPTVIYTTVDTWEEISRWWAEVAESKMALSDELRAVIDSLTAGKSKQEIIASVYHYVAQEIRYMGLGTGKKKGFEPKQVVETFETKYGVCRDVAALMVAMLREVDIESEIVLTMVGQKIESEIPHLHFNHAIVAVKDNNGGYYFSDPTVENLPVLFPSYEQEQDVLICTKEGRSLQETPHQPASENLGRISAESELKADGSFKSDVVMVADATYDMIIRSTLKQMPKQQARMMFAQLLQSSLPGASLSYFDTSDPDDLDSAITIKFGYTVSDYGLSADDYLLVKMPLSASNFDILSMFILETAKLPEREHPLRIGLTFGAVEEETLILPDGYDLKSFPENHDLKYDHSAYQTAYTSYAIPEPKAGKLNVQFHKKFLVDSKQFSPEEYQEFLKILQARDKSSRGEIILVKEDS